TCTCCCACCTCTTTACCTACACAtcatcctcttctctccttatccttATGTTTCAATTCCACTTCCAGCCTTCGATACTTACACCACTCATCCGCCAatcaaactcccctcacctgtacgCCTCCTACGATCGGTCTGAACAATGGCCCAGACCCAAAACactgcctatccattccttccacagatgatgcctgaccctctgagctactccagtactttgtgtgtttCACTCaaaattgcagcatctgcagttctttgtgtgtaGTTTATACATTAATTGGTAGTGGTTAGAAAAGTTAATGTATTCATTGTATTGGAATATTATCTACACAAGGTAATAGTATTGATCAAGGTGTTGCCAGTGAAATAAAGAGCACGTCATATCCCTCTGGGTATGTGTGATAAACACCTCGTGCTAGCTGGGATACAGCTAAAGAAAAACACAGCTGTGTTTTAGACAGTTAAGGAGTTCAAGTCAATGGTGCCCAGAGTGAGATTAGTTTCACGCAGAGAAAACCTGAGGAAAGCAGAGCAGAGGAAAGGTGGCAACCACAGAACCTAATCAAAGAGAACAGTTTCATTTGTGAGTatagcccccgtcccactttcctgagttactcacgaataccgagtacctacgaacggctattaccgtaattctccgagttcgaatcaaggggaaaacacgggagagttcgtgagtaactcggaaaagtgggacaggggctttatgggTAGAAGTGATAGGACAGGGAGGGTCTGCCAAGCCCCTGAAATGGGATAAGTTTGTTTGTACATGTGGGGTAAAAGACAGACCTTTAACCAAGAGTTCCTGAAGGAGGAATTACAACGCTACCTGCCCTCAGCTGAGCACCTTGAATATCTTGGAAAGAATTTTAATTGAATCTTTGAATGGTGAAAAGGCCCTACCTAATCAGTGCCAACGTATCTCACTCTTTCACTGTTTGTTTGAAGTATCACAGCAGATAATATATCTGGCTTGTGTTATTGTACGATGGCAAACAATGTCATTCTTTGTGAACCAATAAATCAGCTCTGCTTTTTGACGTTTCGTGTGACCTTTGAAGATAGTTGGAACTTTTCGTGATCAAATCCATCACTCACCCTGACAACTGCCTGAAAGGGAACTGGACATGAAAGCGAGTCAAATAGCTTGGGAACGCAGAACTGCGCCGTCATTACAGATATTGATCTCCTTGTAATGTCATCCTACCTCACCTCTGCTGTTGAAATCCACAAAGTATCTCTGTTAACCACGGACTTGTGCAGTCCTCCCAATCACCCCTTCTGTGCTGCCGTGTCCTCATTTGCAACATCTTGAAGCCTGTGCTGACACATCTGTGTCTGTAGGGTCCCCgcccgaaacagcacccattccttctctcaagagatgctgcctgtcctgctgagttactccagcatgttgtgtctatctgacaCACCTACAGTTGTATACCATTAAAGCAACACCTACTTTACATAATAACACAGAGAAATACCTTTTGCAAAAAAGTGGTGAAACtgctggtccatcacaggtactgacctttcCACTATcgatgggatctacaggagtccctgcctcaaaaaggcagccagcatcatcagagacccacaccaccctgaccacactctcatttcacccctgccatcaggaagacgttacaggagtctgaaaactgtcacatccgggttcaggagcagctttttcccagcaaccatcaagcAATTAaaaactacaacctccaaataagcttcaaacgactttagaaggatgagaggcgacattattgaaacatataagattattaagggtttggacacactagaggcaggaaacatgttcgcgatgttgggggagtccagaaccggaggccacagtttaagaataaggggtaagccatttagaacggagataaggaaacattttttctcactcaGACTTGCGCGTCtggggaggccggttctctggatactttcaagagagagctagataggactcttaaagatagcggagtcaggggattatggggaaaggcaggaacggggtactgattgggaatgatcagccatgatcacattgaattgcggtgctggcttgaaggggcgaatggcctactcctgcacttgttgtctattgtttatagacATGGGAGgcattttgactttgcactaattTTGCTATTTATACGAATCCTGAACCGACTTTtgctgtttattatggtgtttacagagtactacgtTAGCATATATGTTATGTTGCTGCTAGTATGAAttccctcttttccagcttcttccccctcctccacaaTTCGTCAAACGGAGCCTGGGTCGACGGAGCCCGTGGTCACAGTCTGCATCGAATGGAGTCGGAGGTAGTGCCGCAGGGAACAAAGAAGCACCCAGTGTGGGGGAACcactgtgaggggggaggggagaacaaaggaggacctgccaTGGATACGTTCTAAGCCCTTTacgtggcaactatttgcatacctttagcaaagaatttcattgtgacatgccacatgtgacaataaagtattcaaataATAAAGTATTCAAAtccacacgaaacatcacctatccatgttttccagagttgttgcctaacctgctgagttactccagcactttgtgtgcttttgttTAAGAACTTCATTCTTGCTTTTTGGGAcaggggctagtagaatcaagggatatggggagaaggcaggcacgggttattgattggggacgatcagccatgatcacaatgaatggcggtgctggctcgaagggccgaatggcctcctcctgcacctattttctatatgggaataaaatatccctgactctggactctctccccctccaccttcgCTCTGGCTTTTGACTGCACTCCTCGTCTCTCCTCATTTGACACCCTTATGTCTAGAACTCTAGCATTGGTCTCTAACGACacacatctgcctatcaacccctcctcacctgtacccacctatcacttgtcaggctttctcctacccccccccccccccaatcacttttacttcccccacccccccccaatcagtctgaagcgtcccgacccaaaacattttcTGAGCATtctgcattctctccacagatgcaacctgacccgctgatttccttcaacactgtgtgttttgctcaaaattccagcatctgcggttcgttGAGTCTCCACCTTCTTTACAGAATTATTTGTCCTTTTTCCAAATCCCCCACAATCATGTGCTTCCAGATCTCTGGTCCTACAACCAGCCAACGTATTTGCAATTCTTAATTCTGGCTTCCACACATTCCCAGATATAATTGCTCCGTTTTGGACAGCGATGAATGACCAGTGAGATTCAAAACACTGGAATTCTCCTCTTAAAGAGCCCCCAAATTTATTTCCTACTTTAAGATGTCCTTTGGTTACCTGCAGCCAATATGCCAACCTCAAAGCTGCAAcacgagggaaggggggggggggggaagaaggtggAGGCATTTGGTGCTGTTCACCTTTCTGCTGCAGCGTTCCTACAGACTACCTCATGGTGGTATCACCCTTTGCACAGCAGTGACTGGGGACTctaccatcccctcccctctataACAATTATGCAGAGTAGCCAAGGTTGTGGAGAGAGGAGCATTTGCCACCTCCATCTCACGGTAAGCTACAGCCACAAAAATAATGCTTCTTTGCTTCAATATATGTTGTGCAAAACATATCGTAATGAGGCATGAGGCAGCACGTTGGGAGTACCTGATAGAACACAAACAAACCTGTACGAGAGGCAATTGACAGAGCATGCAACATCCAGAAAACCAATGATAGAGCATCTACCAGTCAAAGGAGCAATTAGTGGAACACTGGCCTGAAGGAGAGGTAATAGAAAATATGCCAAATGGTAGAGTTGTGGCCAGGAAGAGGGGCTACTGGCAGAACATGGGGCAATGGCACGGGGATCTGGATCCGCAAGGGGGCATTTGGAAAAAGTCTTACAAGAGGGGCATTTGGTAGCAATAAGAGGGGAGCGGTTAGAATTTGTAGCATAAAGAGGGGCGGTTGAACGTGGGGTATGGAGCAGATAGAATATGTGGCTTGAGTGAAACTTGTTCAAGTAAGAGTAACAACTTGAAGGGGTATCCCTAACCCTAATGCAACTGACAGGACAGGTGAGGTGAGGACAGGACAGGTGAGGCGAGGACAGGTGAGGACAGGACACTGACCTGCGTTGTAGAAGCAGTCCAGAGTTCCCGTCTCGCCCAGCACCAGGCGGCTGATGGGCACAGTGTCGAGCACGGCGCCGGCATCCACACACGCCTCCCGGAGGCAGCGCAGGTGGAGGCTTTCCTCGGACTGCGGGCTCGCCGTCTCGCTGACCACATAGACGGCTTGGACCGCCCGGCTGCGGACCTTGGGGGCGGGCAGGGCGCAGCGGCTAATGTCGATGGCCAGCGGGTCCTGCCAGTAGCTGCCGGCGGACACCGACTGCTCCCGGCCGGccgggatcgcacccgggtcggCGCTGCCCCGCCGGCTGGAGCCCCGCTGCTCGCCGCTCATCGCCGCCACTCTCAGCAACTCGGTGCTGCCCGCACTgcactacccctctctctctccctcctcacactctctctccctctctctatctccctccctccttccactcttccctccctcctcccactgtCCCAAGCGCGCCTCTTGCACCGCCTCCTGTCCCGGGAGGGGAAGGCAGCGGGAGACTTGGccgcacctctctctctctctctcaacgcACCGTGCACCCTCACTCCCAGCACTTCAACCCACTGCATCCTCTACTCCGTATCTTCCCTCAATCCCTTCTccacccccatcccatcccctcccccgatAGCCCACCCAGTGCCACGGACCCCATCATCAACCCTTCCTCCCTTAATGCACCCCAACACCTCCCCTCAACCGGATCGGTCAAAGTCTgcctggatttatgaaggggaaatcatgcttgactaatctgctgGAACTTTTTGACGatgcaacaagtagaatggataagagcGAGctagtggatgtgatgtatctggactttcaaaaaccttttgacaaggtcccacacaagagataagTGTGCAAaagtagagcacatggtatttggggtagggtTTGATCAGGCACCTGCAGTGAGTAATTAATCAGTGTAAGCAGTCAGTCAGCTTTTAAAAAATCTgcaaaactgcgcatgcgcagattgttctctccgatCGGCAGTCAGTCaacttttataaagtaatttgacaggaagctgggaggcagtttttttactaggaagaaaattgatagtgaggtaaaactaaaattatataaccaggaattggagagagtaaaatactataaatttttaggtttatggtttgatgagaggattacatggatggttcatattcagaaagtagtggacaaatgtaagaagatacttaatgtagaaacatagaaacatagaaattaggtgcaggagtaggccattcggcccttcgagcctgcaccgccattcaatatgatcatggctgatcctccaactcagtatcccgtacctgccttctctccataccccctgatccccttagccacaagggccacatctaactccctcttaaatatagccaatgaactggcctcaactaccctctgtggcaggcagagagttccagagattcaccactctctgcgtgaaaaaagttcttctcatctcggttttaaaggatttcccccttatccttaagctgtgaccccttgtcctggacttccccaacatcgggaacaatcttcctgcatctagcctgtccaaccccttaagaattttgtaagtttctataagacatgtagtcttgtagaaacttatagctgttaatgtaatgagatgtaatgagatgtttagttggatgtgattggggggcagatagaacagctttgaaggctatatacactgggttaattagatctgtgttagattatggttgtgtggtgtatgggttCGCATCAAGTACTTCTGACCACGACAAAGTGATAGAAGAAAAAAACATATTATACTACTCTTTCCATGTAAAATGATAGAAGACACTACATTGACATGATCCTCAGTTTGAGGAGCGATTAAATAAGTTGAGCTTAAATTACACTGTAATAGGAGAATATTCCACATCTCTAGTAAGTTACAAGATCTTCAATTGCACTTCTTGTAACTTTTGCTTTTTGTTCAAATGATTCAATCATTTCAGAGACTTGTTTCTTCGTGATATTCTTTACTCTTTCCTTGTCCAGCTTGAGGAACTCTTCAGCTGTTAGATGCTCAAACTCCTTCTTCAGTGCAATGAAAGCACACTTTGGTGAGTGATTTTTATGTCCAACTAAAGGTTCATCTTCAGGTTCCCAACCTCCCAGCTCTTTGTAACaaaagaagcactgagcaacatcAGGACACTTGGGGTGTGAATAAACCCTGCTGCAGCCATATTCTCGGGCATGCAGCCACAGCCGGCGAGGAAGGGCCAGTTCTTGAAAGTGTTCAGCCGCTCCTGGAAGAAATAGTACTTGCGGTGCTGCTGCAGGTAGACCTCCATCGCGGGGCCTCTCCCCGTCCGCCCGCCCAGGCTGCCGATTCAAACCGTCtttctcttaagaaaatagacaacattcaatatcaggcattgagaatatgtacaggtgcaataaaaacaactccaacagcagcattacaggttgaaatgggggagatgcctctagagatgagaaggatacagctttcattgaattactggattaacctacagggccacagtcaagaacacccagcacaagttactgtcaaaccatgctgggaaaaggagagaagggaaacaaaacgTTTTGGATgaacagtgacccagagagcattacaaatcagcatagcacaattaaatgtggttccaacggttccattaccttcaattccaccttggatacttccagatgcaacagtagactttacaatattagatcagaaaaacaaggataaacagcatatgtataattcagttatcatacaggaatacattgacgtATActattcaaatgatggggcttacagccatatttttatgggtaccagcacacattggcattagaggaaacgaaatggcagataaggtagcaaaagaggtaacaaaaagaagtaaaattgatttaagtattaacataggtaaaactgaaatcaaagacattattaagcaaagactgaaggaaagatggcaaaagcaatgggaggaagagcggaaaggacggtggttctacagagtccagaggaaagtgggagagatgaggtgtgcaggaaagaacagagaagaggagacagtgatttcaagaattagatttggacacaatggtctgaacagtacactttttgtaataggcaagcataatacaggtagatgtgaatactgtgggcaagaggaaacgatagagcatgttattgtacattgtgagaggtatggggaggagagagaatggatgagtgagcagttcagaaaagaaggagtacaatttgatttggtagatattttgcaagggagttcaaataagtgctatcaaatcctgttgctttttcttagggtaaccaatttgttcggaaggatataggatgTTAgtgtatgtaatggtgttgtttgatccacactccatgccagttggtggcggtaatgcaccaaaaaagttgtttgccaaccgccaaaaaacactatatagaagaaagaagaagaagctggggggcagtgttagctgtgaggaggatgctagggggctgcaaggtgactttgataggctgggtgagtgggcaaatgcatggcagaggcagtataatgtggataaatgtgaggttatccactttggtggcaaaaacaggaaagtagactattatctgaatggtggccgattaggaaaaggggagatgcaacgagtcctGGATGTCATGgtccaccagtcattgaaagtaggcatgcaggtgcagcaggcagtgaagaaagcgaatggtacgttagcattcatagcaaaaggatttgagtataagagcatggaggttctactgcagttgtacagggtcttggtgagaccacacctggagtattgcgtacagttttggtctcctaatctgcggaaggacattcttgccatagagggagtacagagaaggttcaccagactgattcctgggatgtcaggactttcatatgaagaaaggctggatagactcggcttgtactcgctagaattcagaagattgaggggggatttatagaaacttacaaaattcttaaggggttggacaggctagatgcaggaacattgttcccgatgttggggaagtccagaacaagggatcacatggattatggataagggggaaatcttttaggaccgagatgagaaaaatattttttcacgcagagagtggtgaatctctagaattctctgccacagaagctagttgaggccagttcattggctatatttaagagggaattagatgcggcccttgtggctaaagatatcagggggtatggagagaaggcaggtacaggatactgagttggatgatcagccatgatcatattgaatggcggtgcaggctcgaagggccaaatggcctactcctgcacctattttctatgtttctatgtaatttgtcttcaaaagccttatctcttaataaagttttaaaaaacaTATACTGTATGTCCCGGAAATGAAGATGCAcacccattttgagttgctagaTTTTGGAAAATGGCtggtgggacatagaatttctcacgctcaaaaaattaaaaataaaaataaagaaaatagcaattcaatttgcccaaggcttccagatctcctccattctgaataactgactgggtggggggtggagtgtgACAGCAGGTGGAGAaatggtgggaaaaatgggagcacaccgggacaagttgaatctgttgtgatcttattgtatgacaatactagttcaagggaccaattgaggttactcgcgctgacacaggagtaagcttcactgcccgctgtcctgttatccatcgcccgctgacccgacccgctctatgatctttgctcttgagctggtcccctcattgTCCTGTCTCCGAGCCAGGCCAAAAATACTCTTGGTTCCAGTTCCCATGTCAGCTCGCTTGACCTAGGTCTGGTTCCAGTTCCCAGATCTGGGTTCcagttcccaggtcagctcgcttgccccaggtctggctgtgacACCCAGGTCGGCTGTGTGCCCcgcgaatggctgcagttcccaggtcggctgcgtgccacgggactggctgcagttcccaggtcggctcgcttgggTTCATTTGAGTTCGGGTTACAGGCCGGATCCGGGCCTTAGGTTACCGACCCCtgtgttaggcctcattgtgtgtgtgtgtgtccccccccccatgttttaaaagcgatttggcccaagtctatctttcttgtctAACAATGtagccttcggcctccaagacgcaggttcATTGtcaggccttattttagggtaaaaaataacATCTTCATTGCCGTGAAATACGGTAGCTCAAAGAAttttacttaccacattatttgtacacaaactccattcttctctctttgtttcttaagatactcttaagttaatgacaatccatgtttgaaaaacccgtcaagaaacttgcgctgaGCATGCGCAGTACGATGCTGCGCATAACGCTGTGTAGGGCACgcacgcagtccacggtgcaaaggcagaatttcagcggCCTTTATAGAGCGTTGTCATTGACAGCTTGAAGCAGCGTCAACAACACGTGAGTTGCACATACCTTCGCGTGTTACATGCatatcgatctcttaggtaggcataattttcccgtgcctttactatttatatttaataattaccattttacaattttattcaGGGTCagccttgcctaccctgacggcacgtgcctggtattgacatggataaagaactaGTTGGCGgacaggaattaacgggtccctttcagaatggcgggcagtggggtgtcacaaggctcggtgctgggatcccagttatttacaatactgtatatattaacgatttagatgagggaattaaaagtAAAATTTCCAAGTTTGTTGAtggcacaaagctgagtggcagtgtgagtttCAAGGGggatactatgaggctgcagggataggttaggtgagtgggcagatgcatgtcagatgtagtataatgtggataaatgtgaggttatccactttggtggcaagaacaggaaggcagattattatctgaatggtgtcagattaggaaaaggggaggtgcaatgagacctgtgtgtgcttgtacatcagtcactgaaagtaagcaagtACAgaaggtagtaaagaaagctaatgccatgttggccttcatagcaagaggatttgaatacaggagcaaggagatcctactgcatttgtacagggccctggtgagaccgcacctggagtattgtgtgcaattttgatctcctaattttgggaaggacattattgttattgagggagtgcagcataggttcactaggttaattcctgagatggcgggactgacatacagtatgatgaaagaatggatcgactgggcttgtattcactggaatttagaaggatgagaggatatcctatagaaacatatacaattcttaaaggattggacgggctagatgcaggacaaatgttcctgatgttgggggagtccagaaccatgggtcacattttaagaaaaaggggtaggccatttagggctgagatgagaaaacaaaaaTTCACCCATacagttgcgaatctgtggaattctctgctgctgaaggcagtggaggccaattcactggatattttcaagaaaatatctcttgaaaatatccagtggatTTAGCTcataaggctaaaggaatcaagggatatggggaaaaagcaggaatggggtactgagtttagatgatcagccatgatcatattgaatggcgttgctggctcgaagggccgaatggcctactgcacctatatttttatgtttctatgacccaaacTCACCTTGACCTGCAACCCACTCTCACACCCTTAACCCACTTCCGATCCTCACCAGCCAACTTCCATTACTGCCTGTTCAACTATTCACAATTAATGTCTTACCCACTGCCCCAGCGCATTCATCCACTACACCCTATTGACAGCATCACCAACTAACGCGCAAGTCCGCCCACTATTCCCTGCGCACTCCCTTTCACCCACAACCCTCCATCACCAACCCACCTACCCAGAGACCTGTACAACCACTGCCCTCCGTCCCATACATGCCATTCGCCAAGCAACCCATctcctttcagattcagattcaattttaattgtcattgtcagtgtacagtacagagacaacgaaatgcatttagcatctcccttgaagagcgacatagcaaacgatttgaataaaaaaaataataagtgtccggggggggggtggtgattggcagtcaccgaggtacgttgtttagtagagtgacagccgccggaaagaagctgttcctcgacctgctggttcggcaacagagagacctgtagcgccgcccggatggtaggagggtaaacagtccatggttggggtgagagcagtccttggcgatgctgagcgccctccgcagacagcgcttgctttggacagactcaatggaggggagcgtggaaccggtgatgcgttgg
This DNA window, taken from Leucoraja erinacea ecotype New England chromosome 26, Leri_hhj_1, whole genome shotgun sequence, encodes the following:
- the LOC129709585 gene encoding LOW QUALITY PROTEIN: baculoviral IAP repeat-containing protein 5-like (The sequence of the model RefSeq protein was modified relative to this genomic sequence to represent the inferred CDS: inserted 1 base in 1 codon), which gives rise to MEVYLQQHRKYYFFQERLNTFKNWPFLAGCGCMPENMAAAGFIHTPSXPDVAQCFFCYKELGGWEPEDEPLVGHKNHSPKCAFIALKKEFEHLTAEEFLKLDKERVKNITKKQVSEMIESFEQKAKVTRSAIEDLVTY